The following proteins are encoded in a genomic region of Pyrus communis chromosome 11, drPyrComm1.1, whole genome shotgun sequence:
- the LOC137708455 gene encoding uncharacterized protein yields the protein MATLAAAAARQLATSSRISTARTSSLPSNIIHRRVLAGAADHHGPPKVNVWQDPLSPSKWKEEHFVIVSLSGWGLLIFGGYKFFTGGKGKKEEKLVEAKH from the exons ATGGCTACTCTAGCGGCGGCCGCAGCTCGTCAACTCGCCACTTCAAGTCGCATCTCCACGGCGAGAACCTCGTCTCTCCCTTCCAATATAATCCACCGCCGCGTCCTCGCCGGCGCTGCTG ATCACCATGGGCCCCCAAAGGTTAACGTCTGGCAAGACCCATTGAGCCCATCTAAATGGAAGGAAGAGCAT TTTGTAATTGTCTCTTTATCTGGCTGGGGTCTACTCATCTTTGGAGGTTACAAGTTTTTCACTGGAGGCAAGGGCAAGAAAGAAGAG AAACTTGTGGAAGCAAAGCACTGA
- the LOC137709200 gene encoding QWRF motif-containing protein 3-like produces the protein MKNDQVVTDQSHKPRRAKSREVSSRFLSSPTTTETTTLPSPNHPISPVRRKPVSPFSDARKPKTQLEDSGPTRGLWPSSTHKKLDTLADHLGNDRREDRVQRKDSIFDRGRSCREFGSLDNPKEKGRESAKESHLPFLGGSMRYTGKFRFSRKSNSPSSSTSSSSSKFSSSSNVAAPRRFSVDENALYQKQSRRNSDGFPDTLDSESECSDGSSGMIMGSPNVGSAARKSGVEVSSKYMNEIPLRHRRGTSDSNIANPISGDKSPKLNKFTIKNVMRRAHSLTATTQWALSPGRTGSPTMSVENKGVPMSFSSLKPPTSPSKTKGVEKLFNMGLDLFKSKKSSSSNVLLVRSNSVSSSSSNVLLVRSNSVSSGSSMTEMGHQLRLLHNRYLQWRFANARAAVVNQNIADQAQVNVLYAWDALMKLRHSVLQKKVKLQKERLDMKLNFILYSQVSGKLRYLKVFVTSLSNWILGEKWKGNTWQQFA, from the exons ATGAAGAACGATCAAGTGGTGACAGACCAATCCCACAAACCCAGAAGAGCCAAATCCCGCGAAGTAAGCTCGCGGTTTCTATCATCGCCAACCACCACAGAAACCACCACGCTCCCGTCACCGAACCACCCCATCTCGCCGGTCCGGCGCAAACCCGTTTCACCTTTCTCCGATGCCCGAAAACCCAAAACGCAGCTCGAGGATTCGGGCCCCACCCGCGGACTATGGCCCTCTTCAACGCACAAGAAGCTCGACACTCTCGCCGACCACCTCGGAAACGACAGGCGCGAAGATCGCGTCCAGCGTAAGGATTCAATCTTTGACAGAGGAAGGAGCTGCAGAGAGTTTGGTTCGTTGGATAATCCcaaagagaaagggagagaaagcGCCAAAGAAAGTCACTTACCGTTTCTTGGCGGGTCGATGAGATACACTGGAAAGTTCAGGTTTTCCAGAAAATCTaactctccttcttcttctacttcgTCGTCTTCCAGCAAGTTTTCAAGCAGTTCGAATGTGGCTGCTCCTCGGAGATTTTCAGTGGACGAAAATGCTCTGTATCAGAAACAATCTCGGAGAAATTCGGATGGTTTTCCGGATACCCTTGATTCAGAATCGGAATGCAGTGACGGCTCTTCAGGGATGATTATGGGGTCTCCGAATGTTGGTTCAGCTGCTCGAAAATCGGGCGTAGAGGTTTCTTCCAAGTACATGAATGAGATACCTTTGAGGCATCGAAGAGGGACGTCGGATTCTAACATCGCAAATCCGATATCAGGAGATAAGTCTCCGAAGCTGAACAAATTCACCATTAAAAATGTGATGAGGAGGGCTCATTCTCTGACGGCGACAACACAGTGGGCGTTGTCGCCGGGAAGAACAGGGTCACCGACGATGTCTGTGGAGAATAAGGGAGTACCAATGTCATTTTCGAGCTTGAAGCCTCCTACAAGTCCCTCGAAAACCAAAGGGGTGGAGAAGTTGTTCAACATGGGGTTGGACTTGTTCAAGAGTaaaaaatcttcttcttctaatGTCTTGCTGGTGAGGTCTAATtcggtttcttcttcttcttctaatgTCTTGCTGGTGAGGTCTAATTCGGTTTCTTCGGGCTCAAGTATGACAGAGATGGGTCATCAACTCCGGTTGCTTCATAATCGATATTTGCAGTGGCGGTTTGCAAATGCTAGAGCTGCTGTTGTAAATCAGAACATAGCAGATCAAGCACAG GTCAATGTTTTATATGCTTGGGATGCTCTGATGAAGTTACGGCATTCCGTGCTACAGAAGAAAGTGAAGTTACAAAAAGAAAGGCTTGATATGAAGCTGAACTTCATACTCTATTCTCAAGTGAGTGGCAAACTACGATACCTAAAGGTTTTCGTTACGAG CTTAAGCAATTGGATTCTTGGGGAGAAATGGAAAGGCAACACATGGCAGCAGTTTGCATGA
- the LOC137708350 gene encoding syntaxin-124-like, with product MNDLFMSDSFNRYKDLERQVYIDDMQDGGEAWKETVNLDGFFKEIENVQRDMRAVVQHYKRLEGANEETKLVHDAKSMNGLRAQMDSDVEQVLKLVKLIKGKLEKLELSNADQRKVPGCGTGSSSDRTRTSVLNGLAKKLRDMMDDFQGLRAKIACEYKETVQRRYFTITGEKANKETIENLISSGEGETLLQKAIEEQGRGQVLDTVQEIQERLGAVKEMEKSLIELHQVFLDMAALVDAQGQQLNDIESHVARANSFVRRGTVQLEVAKDYQKSTRKCTCIAIVIGTCVIVILLLPILLHFKS from the coding sequence ATGAACGATTTGTTTATGAGCGATTCGTTCAACAGATACAAGGACCTTGAACGCCAAGTCTACATCGATGACATGCAGGATGGAGGCGAGGCATGGAAAGAGACCGTCAATCTTGATGGATTCTTCAAGGAGATAGAGAATGTCCAACGTGACATGAGAGCTGTGGTGCAGCATTACAAGCGGTTAGAGGGAGCGAACGAGGAGACCAAGCTCGTCCACGATGCCAAGTCCATGAATGGGCTTCGTGCACAGATGGATTCCGATGTTGAGCAGGTGTTGAAGTTGGTTAAACTCATCAAGGGGAAGCTAGAAAAGCTCGAACTCTCCAATGCCGATCAGCGAAAAGTTCCAGGGTGCGGCACAGGGTCATCTTCGGATCGAaccagaacttcagtgctcaATGGCTTGGCCAAGAAGCTAAGGGACATGATGGATGATTTTCAAGGATTAAGGGCCAAAATTGCATGCGAATACAAAGAGACAGTTCAAAGGAGGTACTTCACAATTACAGGTGAGAAGGCCAACAAGGAAACAATAGAGAATTTGATATCGAGCGGAGAGGGAGAGACATTGCTCCAGAAGGCGATCGAGGAGCAGGGCCGCGGCCAAGTTTTGGACACGGTTCAAGAAATCCAAGAGAGGCTTGGTGCTGTGAAGGAGATGGAGAAGAGCCTCATTGAGCTCCACCAGGTGTTCCTTGACATGGCTGCACTCGTAGATGCACAAGGGCAGCAGTTGAACGACATTGAGAGCCACGTGGCGCGCGCCAATTCGTTCGTTAGGCGGGGAACCGTGCAGCTTGAGGTGGCTAAGGACTATCAGAAGAGTACCAGGAAGTGCACTTGCATTGccattgttattggcacttgtGTTATTGTCATTCTTCTTTTGCCTATTTTGCTTCACTTCAAGAGttaa
- the LOC137708351 gene encoding uncharacterized protein — protein sequence MADDDIFGEDFLNLEANHQKEGFDEGYREGLIAGKEEAKPTGIKTGFEVGEELGFYKGCVDVWNSAIRVDPTRFSHRVQKTVRQMEELIEKYPIMEPEDESVGDVMEALRLKFRAVCASLGVKLEYKGYPKSASEATETSF from the coding sequence ATGGCGGACGACGACATCTTCGGCGAagattttttgaatttggaaGCGAACCATCAAAAGGAAGGCTTCGACGAAGGCTACAGAGAAGGCTTGATCGCCGGAAAGGAGGAGGCGAAGCCGACGGGGATCAAAACTGGGTTCGAGGTGGGCGAGGAACTCGGGTTCTACAAGGGATGCGTGGATGTATGGAACTCAGCGATCCGGGTCGATCCGACACGGTTCTCGCACCGGGTCCAGAAGACCGTGAGGCAGATGGAGGAGCTGATTGAGAAGTACCCGATCATGGAACCCGAGGACGAGAGCGTCGGGGATGTGATGGAGGCTCTGAGGTTGAAGTTCCGGGCGGTTTGTGCTTCGTTGGGTGTGAAATTGGAGTATAAGGGGTACCCAAAATCAGCTTCTGAGGCTACGGAGACGTCGTTTTGA
- the LOC137708349 gene encoding LOW QUALITY PROTEIN: formiminotransferase cyclodeaminase-like protein (The sequence of the model RefSeq protein was modified relative to this genomic sequence to represent the inferred CDS: substituted 2 bases at 2 genomic stop codons), which produces MLKAMLGCCKVYISESRNRAALDLIEWTAKLFSEARIVNKFEDETYNRVGYTLVSKLAPKPSADRCPLRMAVLAMVKAAFETLDVESHCGSHPRLGVVDHICFHPLLGASLDQVAGVANSLVEDVGSSFQVPTFLYGAAHEEGRTLDSVWRELGYFKPNSSGEQWVGGPKSNXLALKPDXGPPQVTHGKGVIVIGATRWVDNYNVPVVSTDIASVRRIAKHVSGRGTGLASVQAMAPAHGESVIEVACNLLEREKVGGDRVQLEVERLAKEESMRVGKGYFTDFSQERLIESHLKSDSSTNKMCF; this is translated from the exons ATGTTGAAGGCTATGCTTGGTTGCTGCAAGGTTTACATATCCGAGAGCAGAAACAGGGCAGCGCTGGACTTGATTGAATGGACTGCTAAGCTGTTCTCGGAAGCACGGATTGTGAATAAGTTTGAAGATGAGACTTACAACAGAGTTGGTTACACACTTGTCTCTAAGTTGGCTCCAAAGCCGTCTGCGGATCGTTGTCCTTTGAGGATGGCAGTGCTTGCCATGGTTAAAGCTGCTTTTGAAACACTTGATGTCGAGTCGCATTGTGGAAGTCATCCCCGGCTCGGAGTTGTGGATCATATATGCTTTCATCCCCTGCTTGGTGCTTCTTTGGACCAAGTTGCTGGGGTTGCAAACTCTTTGGTTGAAGATGTTGGCTCTAGTTTTCAAG TCCCTACTTTTCTGTATGGAGCTGCCCATGAAGAGGGAAGAACACTTGATTCAGTCTGGAGAGAGTTAGGTTATTTCAAGCCGAATTCTAGCGGAGAACAGTGGGTTGGGGGACCGAAATCAAATTAATTGGCGCTGAAGCCGGACTAGGGTCCTCCTCAAGTAACTCACGGAAAAGGTGTCATTGTGATTGGAGCAACTCGGTGGGTTGATAACTATAATGTTCCTGTCGTCTCTACTGATATCGCTTCTGTTCGTAGAATTGCAAAACACGTGAGCGGCAGAGGGACTGGTCTTGCCTCGGTTCAAGCCATGGCACCTGCGCATGGTGAATCCGTCATTGAAGTAGCTTGCAATTTGTTGGAACGAGAGAAGGTTGGAGGAGATAGGGTTCAACTTGAAGTTGAGAGGCTTGCAAAGGAAGAGAGTATGAGAGTTGGGAAAGGCTACTTTACTGATTTTTCTCAGGAAAGATTAATTGAAAGTCACTTGAAATCAGATTCGAGTACAAACAAAATGTGTTTCTAA
- the LOC137707917 gene encoding probable galacturonosyltransferase 10 → MRRRAPEFRRPLRRRFPNAFWWALCGVAVLLFVFTLSRVNQMESRPVIPTRFRNDRVMEGLNITDEMLSPNSVSRQLNDQIALAKAFVVIAKESNNLQFAWELSAQIRSSQILLSNAATRRVPLTIRETETAIRDMALILYQAQQLHYDSATMIMRLKAKIQTMEEQMSSVSEKSSKYGQIAAEEVPKSLYCLGIQLTSEWFRSPNIQRKIKDRKQIEMKLKDNNLYHFCVFSDNILATSVVVNSTSINSKNPDKIVFHLVTDEINYAAMKAWFSINSFRGVAVEVRKFEDFTWLNASYVPVLKQLQDTDTQSYYFSGNSDDGRTPIKFRNPKYLSMLNHLRFYIPEVFPALKKVVFLDDDVVVQKDLSDLFSIDLKGNVNGAVETCMETFHRYHKYLNYSHPLIRAHFDPDACGWAFGMNVFDLVQWRKRNVTGIYHYWQERNIDRTLWKLGTLPPGLLTFYGLTEPLDASWHILGLGYTTVDPHLIEKGAVLHYNGNSKPWLKIGMEKYKPLWEKYVDYGHSLLQRCNFH, encoded by the exons ATGAGGCGGAGAGCCCCGGAATTCCGGCGGCCACTGCGGCGGCGGTTCCCCAATGCCTTCTGGTGGGCGCTGTGCGGGGTTGCGGTTTTGCTCTTCGTTTTTACTTTGAGCAGAGTGAATCAGATGGAGTCCAGGCCTGTCATTCCCACT AGGTTCAGGAATGATAGAGTTATGGAAGGCCTTAATATTACCGACGAAATGCTGAGCCCCAACTCAGTTTCAAGGCAGCTCAATGACCAAATTGCTCTTGCAAAAGCTTTTGTTGTGATTGCTAAAGAAAGTAACAACCTTCAGTTTGCTTGGGAATTAAGTGCCCAGATTCGCAGTTCGCAGATCCTGCTGTCAAATGCTGCAACCAGGCGAGTTCCTCTGACTATTAGAGAAACGGAAACTGCAATCCGTGATATGGCACTAATACTTTACCAAGCACAGCAGCTCCATTATGATAGTGCAACCATGATCATGAGACTGAAAGCCAAAATCCAAACTATGGAAGAACAGATGAGTTCGGTGAGTGAGAAAAGTTCAAAGTATGGACAAATAGCTGCTGAAGAAGTCCCAAAAAGTCTCTACTGCCTTGGTATTCAGCTGACTAGTGAATGGTTCAGAAGCCCGAATATACAGAGGAAAATTAAGGACAGAAAGCAAATAGAAATGAAACTGAAGGATAACAATCTCTATCATTTCTGCGTCTTCTCTGACAACATCCTAGCAACTTCTGTTGTGGTCAATTCAACTTCTATAAATTCCAAAAATCCAGATAAGATTGTTTTCCATCTCGTAACTGATGAAATCAACTATGCTGCAATGAAGGCCTGGTTTTCTATAAACAGCTTCAGAGGGGTGGCCGTTGAGGTTCGAAAGTTTGAGGATTTTACGTGGTTGAATGCTTCTTATGTTCCTGTACTTAAGCAGCTCCAAGACACTGATACTCAGAGTTATTATTTCTCTGGAAATAGTGATGATGGGCGGACACCAATCAAGTTTCGAAACCCAAAGTATCTTTCTATGCTTAATCATCTGAGGTTTTATATTCCGGAAGTTTTTCCTGCCCTGAAGAAGGTGGTATTTCTGGATGATGATGTTGTGGTTCAGAAGGATCTGTCTGATCTGTTCTCCATTGATTTGAAAGGTAATGTCAATGGTGCGGTGGAGACATGCATGGAAACATTTCACAGATACCATAAATATCTGAACTACTCTCACCCTCTCATAAGAGCTCATTTTGATCCTGATGCATGTGGATGGGCATTCGGGATGAATGTTTTTGATTTGGTTCAATGGAGGAAAAGGAATGTCACCGGCATCTACCACTACTGGCAGGAAAGAAACATAGACCGGACATTGTGGAAGCTCGGCACACTACCACCTGGGTTGTTGACATTCTACGGATTGACAGAGCCTTTGGACGCCTCATGGCATATTCTGGGTTTGGGCTACACAACTGTTGACCCTCACTTAATAGAGAAAGGTGCTGTGCTGCACTATAACGGAAACTCAAAACCATGGTTGAAGATCGGGATGGAAAAGTACAAGCCCCTCTGGGAGAAATACGTTGATTATGGTCATTCGTTGTTGCAACGGTGCAATTTCCATTGA